One part of the Sorangiineae bacterium MSr11954 genome encodes these proteins:
- a CDS encoding TIGR04563 family protein, translated as MSTESKSEKRKQSLYFPESMLVEIQQEATRLQRSLSWVVQRAWKVAREEVKKMPGSTEP; from the coding sequence ATGTCCACCGAATCGAAATCCGAGAAGCGAAAGCAAAGCTTGTACTTCCCAGAGTCGATGCTCGTCGAAATCCAACAGGAGGCGACGCGGCTCCAGCGCTCCCTCTCATGGGTGGTGCAGCGCGCGTGGAAGGTGGCGCGCGAAGAAGTGAAGAAGATGCCCGGTTCGACTGAGCCGTAG
- a CDS encoding PAS domain-containing protein — protein MFNSSAKNDATSASEEHGKHEEGAGEVTAADESQERASVSPPSSERVQDLEREVDELRAKVQRLTDEAKVAQGALHESMAGHRLLAEAAEDGLWFWDIRAGTVEYSDRMLAILGVSRDSFRGSLDAFMARLHPEDRPRVSAALQAHLDRRSPFFVSFRVRGPQGDYRTCSARGQAEWDARGTPIRMAAAVVDVTESKRVEVQIRFLSEASSVLATSLDYEATLASLAKIAVPEVADFFAVDLVGESLADIHRVELAHVDPAKAAIAWQLSNGRPPRSDDPIGPGRVMATGESELTTELSEVFASRVASRDWSESDDELFAMYRRLELRSLIHAPLFARGSVVGAISMGSTTSNRRYGFHDREFAEELARRASLAIENAWLYRDSERSVRMKEDLLDVLSHDLKNPLASVINDVGILLKTIHPESHVDRQRLENVWRTSERMLAFLQSFIDLAQLEAGTVAFDTKQHDPSAIVLEAIEMNRSAISEKALTLMRGAAPRLSVLCDRRRIVHVLSRLIAYAVRVTPRGGRLTLHLEAAQGEVKIGVGDEGQSIPREHLDRLLAGNTRQRDRDGHAIGLSVAIAKAIVAAHGGRFWAETGPSGTIFFFTLPSGA, from the coding sequence ATGTTCAATTCGAGCGCAAAGAACGATGCAACATCGGCATCCGAGGAGCACGGGAAGCACGAGGAGGGTGCCGGTGAGGTGACCGCCGCGGATGAGAGCCAGGAGCGGGCGAGTGTGTCACCGCCCTCCTCCGAGCGCGTACAGGATCTGGAGCGAGAGGTCGACGAGCTTCGGGCCAAGGTCCAGCGCCTGACCGACGAGGCGAAAGTGGCGCAGGGCGCGCTTCACGAGAGCATGGCGGGCCATCGCCTGCTCGCCGAGGCGGCCGAAGACGGTCTATGGTTTTGGGACATCCGCGCCGGCACGGTCGAGTACAGCGACCGCATGCTCGCCATCCTCGGCGTATCGCGGGATTCGTTTCGCGGGAGCCTCGATGCATTCATGGCGCGCCTTCACCCCGAAGACCGCCCGCGCGTATCGGCCGCCCTGCAAGCACACCTCGACCGCCGCTCCCCGTTTTTCGTGAGCTTTCGCGTGCGCGGTCCGCAGGGCGATTACCGCACGTGCAGCGCGCGGGGCCAGGCCGAGTGGGATGCGCGCGGCACACCCATCCGCATGGCGGCGGCGGTCGTCGACGTCACCGAGAGCAAGCGGGTCGAGGTGCAGATCCGGTTTCTCTCCGAGGCGAGCAGCGTCCTGGCCACATCGCTCGACTACGAGGCCACCTTGGCGAGCCTCGCAAAGATTGCCGTGCCCGAGGTCGCCGACTTCTTCGCCGTCGATCTCGTGGGTGAGTCGCTGGCCGACATCCATCGGGTCGAGCTTGCGCACGTAGACCCCGCCAAGGCCGCCATAGCGTGGCAGTTGTCCAACGGACGTCCGCCGCGTTCCGATGATCCCATCGGCCCGGGTCGGGTCATGGCCACCGGCGAGAGCGAGCTCACGACCGAGCTGTCGGAAGTTTTTGCGTCGCGGGTGGCCTCCCGTGATTGGAGTGAATCCGACGACGAGCTATTCGCCATGTACCGCCGCCTGGAGCTTCGCTCGCTCATCCATGCCCCGCTTTTTGCGCGCGGCTCGGTGGTGGGGGCGATCTCGATGGGGTCCACCACCTCGAACCGGCGCTACGGCTTCCACGATCGCGAGTTTGCCGAGGAGCTGGCGCGCCGGGCGAGCTTGGCCATCGAGAACGCGTGGCTCTATCGCGACTCCGAGCGATCGGTGCGCATGAAGGAGGATCTGCTCGACGTCCTCTCGCACGATCTGAAGAACCCTCTCGCGTCGGTCATCAACGATGTGGGCATTCTTCTGAAGACCATTCACCCCGAGTCCCACGTCGATCGCCAGCGCCTCGAGAACGTGTGGCGCACATCCGAACGGATGCTCGCCTTCCTCCAGAGCTTCATCGACTTGGCGCAGCTCGAAGCCGGCACCGTGGCCTTCGACACCAAACAGCACGATCCCTCGGCCATCGTCCTGGAGGCGATCGAGATGAATCGCTCGGCCATCAGCGAAAAGGCGCTCACCCTCATGCGCGGCGCGGCCCCGCGCCTCTCGGTGCTCTGCGATCGCCGGCGCATCGTGCACGTACTCTCGCGGCTCATTGCCTACGCCGTGCGCGTCACACCGCGGGGCGGGCGCCTGACATTGCATCTCGAGGCCGCGCAAGGTGAGGTCAAGATTGGCGTCGGCGACGAAGGGCAATCCATCCCGCGCGAGCACCTCGATCGGCTCCTCGCGGGCAATACGCGCCAGCGTGATCGCGATGGTCACGCGATCGGTTTAAGCGTCGCGATCGCCAAGGCAATCGTTGCGGCACATGGTGGGCGCTTCTGGGCCGAGACGGGCCCGTCCGGCACGATCTTTTTCTTCACCTTGCCGAGCGGAGCATGA
- a CDS encoding PDZ domain-containing protein encodes MGIGTVLGGDGRILTSLSCLRAAEQVDVRYADGHSVRTRLGHKDALWDLALLIPLSGKWTDGLTASEADPSTSELRIFLSGGRTSPVSGRMKGRVDARAKDGGTLSEALELEARASLVAGAPVVDASGGVVGILVRACKPVEAPICISSIYGAPVAAIRDFLMKTPMNAVSPSPWLGIVGAPDAMGNTRGVRVMAIAPASPAAKAGLKTNTDQALAHLIVAVDGNPVDTPEKLADRISKHSVGETVKLLVLESEKFKEVSVVLRAPP; translated from the coding sequence TTGGGCATCGGCACCGTACTCGGGGGTGACGGTCGCATCCTCACGTCACTGAGCTGTCTTCGCGCCGCCGAGCAGGTCGACGTGCGCTACGCCGACGGCCACTCGGTGCGCACCCGTTTGGGCCACAAGGACGCGCTTTGGGATCTCGCGCTCCTGATCCCGCTGTCGGGAAAATGGACCGACGGCCTCACCGCGAGCGAAGCGGATCCGTCGACCAGCGAGCTCCGAATCTTCCTCTCTGGCGGGCGCACGTCGCCGGTATCGGGGCGCATGAAGGGGCGTGTCGATGCGCGGGCCAAAGATGGTGGCACCTTGTCCGAGGCGCTGGAGCTCGAGGCCCGCGCCTCGCTCGTCGCCGGCGCCCCGGTGGTCGACGCCTCGGGTGGGGTCGTCGGAATTCTCGTCCGCGCATGCAAACCGGTCGAGGCGCCCATCTGCATTTCGAGCATCTATGGTGCACCGGTTGCAGCGATTCGCGATTTCCTCATGAAGACCCCCATGAACGCCGTGTCACCTTCACCGTGGCTCGGCATCGTGGGCGCGCCCGATGCCATGGGCAACACCCGTGGCGTGAGGGTCATGGCCATTGCTCCGGCCAGCCCCGCGGCAAAAGCGGGTCTCAAAACGAATACCGATCAGGCGCTCGCGCATCTCATCGTCGCCGTGGACGGTAATCCAGTTGACACGCCGGAGAAACTCGCCGATCGCATTAGTAAGCACTCGGTGGGCGAAACGGTAAAGCTCCTCGTGCTGGAGTCGGAAAAATTCAAAGAAGTCTCGGTCGTCCTTCGCGCGCCTCCGTAG
- a CDS encoding Stp1/IreP family PP2C-type Ser/Thr phosphatase has translation MPRPLRIELAGKTDVGKKRNHNEDNFSIIEESGLYIVADGMGGHASGEVASQMAVDAMKEFFLATAQDPERTWPYKMDRSKGYEENRLITGIKLANLRIYETAQRDAGKRGMGTTIVTMFAVEDGVYIAHVGDSRGYRIRDGKIEQLTEDHSLLNDYIKMKRLTPEEIANFPHKNVIVRALGMKDTVKVDTRFETPRANDTYLLCSDGLSGPLSDPEMLDLVVNAPDLESAAARLIARANENGGPDNITVILARWVA, from the coding sequence GTGCCCAGACCGCTCCGGATCGAACTTGCCGGTAAGACGGATGTTGGCAAGAAGCGAAACCACAATGAGGACAACTTCTCCATCATCGAGGAAAGTGGTCTGTACATCGTAGCCGATGGCATGGGCGGACATGCCTCGGGCGAGGTGGCCAGCCAGATGGCGGTCGACGCCATGAAGGAGTTCTTCCTGGCGACCGCGCAAGATCCCGAGAGGACGTGGCCCTACAAGATGGACCGGTCCAAAGGCTACGAGGAGAACCGGCTGATAACGGGCATCAAGCTGGCGAACCTCCGCATCTACGAGACGGCGCAACGCGACGCGGGCAAGCGCGGGATGGGGACCACCATCGTCACCATGTTCGCGGTGGAAGACGGCGTGTACATCGCCCACGTCGGCGACTCGCGCGGCTACCGCATTCGCGACGGCAAGATCGAGCAGCTCACCGAGGACCACTCGCTGCTCAACGACTACATCAAGATGAAGCGCCTCACGCCCGAGGAAATCGCCAACTTTCCGCACAAAAACGTCATCGTACGCGCCCTTGGGATGAAGGACACCGTCAAGGTCGACACCCGCTTCGAGACGCCGCGCGCCAACGATACGTACCTTCTGTGCTCCGACGGTCTGTCCGGGCCCTTGAGCGATCCGGAGATGCTCGATCTGGTCGTCAACGCCCCGGATCTGGAGTCGGCGGCGGCCCGGTTGATTGCCCGGGCCAACGAGAATGGCGGGCCGGACAACATTACGGTCATTCTTGCCCGCTGGGTGGCTTGA
- a CDS encoding sigma-70 family RNA polymerase sigma factor — translation MALADDTEFKLIERLVRRDEHAFSELVQLYEGRVFSLVLRFLGNRAEAEELSQEVFVQVFKAIGSFRGDSKLSTWIYRIAINLCKNRSKYLKLRRAHEAAVVGPTELRASRGWEDGDGASPAAGAHAGQSPRPDEMLAGKQLEQIVQRSILRLEPSFRECLILRDVEELSYEEVEQITNLPAGTVKSRIFRARAMLKEMVERELGEKIR, via the coding sequence GTGGCGCTAGCGGACGATACGGAGTTCAAGCTGATCGAGCGGCTCGTCCGGCGCGACGAGCATGCGTTCAGTGAGCTGGTGCAGCTCTACGAAGGGCGGGTCTTCTCGCTGGTGCTGCGGTTCCTGGGGAACCGGGCCGAGGCCGAAGAGCTCTCGCAGGAGGTCTTCGTTCAAGTCTTCAAAGCCATTGGAAGCTTTCGCGGAGACAGCAAACTTTCGACTTGGATATACCGAATTGCGATCAACTTATGTAAGAACCGGTCCAAGTACCTGAAGCTCCGGCGAGCTCACGAGGCCGCCGTGGTCGGGCCGACGGAGCTCCGGGCTTCGCGCGGCTGGGAGGACGGCGATGGGGCGTCCCCGGCCGCGGGCGCCCACGCGGGCCAGTCGCCGCGCCCGGACGAGATGCTGGCCGGCAAGCAGCTCGAGCAAATCGTGCAGCGGTCGATCCTGCGGCTGGAACCGAGCTTTCGCGAGTGCCTCATCTTGCGGGACGTCGAGGAGCTCAGCTACGAGGAGGTCGAGCAGATCACCAATCTGCCGGCCGGCACCGTGAAGAGCCGCATCTTCCGCGCGCGTGCCATGCTTAAAGAGATGGTCGAGCGCGAGCTCGGGGAGAAAATTCGATGA